The Neochlamydia sp. AcF84 genome contains a region encoding:
- the kdsA gene encoding 3-deoxy-8-phosphooctulonate synthase translates to MQTVPFKKFSIGKGQPLAILSGPCVIESEEHCLATAEALKNLLSKHNINLIYKSSYDKANRSSYQSFRGPGLEEGLRILEKVKKELDLPIVTDVHSPQEAKAAGQVCDLIQIPAFLCRQTDLINAAAQTGIPVTVKKGQFMAPWDMLNVVEKFRAAGNENIILTERGATFGYNNLVCDMRAIPIMQGFGVPVCFDATHAVQLPGGLGNQSGGQREFIPILAKAAISAGANCLFMESHPHPVKAKSDASSVLDFKDLPALLTILEKLYDLIQSS, encoded by the coding sequence AAAGGGCAACCCTTAGCTATTTTGTCAGGCCCTTGCGTCATCGAAAGTGAAGAACATTGCTTAGCAACGGCAGAAGCGCTTAAAAACTTATTATCTAAGCACAATATTAATCTTATTTATAAGTCTAGCTATGATAAGGCCAACCGCTCTTCTTACCAATCTTTTCGCGGACCCGGATTGGAAGAAGGTTTACGCATTTTAGAAAAAGTGAAAAAAGAACTCGATTTACCCATTGTGACCGATGTGCATTCGCCCCAAGAAGCAAAGGCAGCAGGTCAAGTGTGTGATCTAATTCAGATTCCTGCTTTTTTATGTAGGCAAACCGATCTTATTAACGCAGCTGCCCAAACAGGAATTCCTGTTACTGTAAAAAAAGGGCAGTTTATGGCTCCTTGGGATATGCTTAATGTGGTAGAGAAATTCCGTGCGGCTGGCAATGAAAACATTATCTTAACTGAGCGCGGAGCTACATTTGGCTATAACAATCTAGTCTGTGATATGCGAGCGATCCCTATCATGCAGGGATTTGGCGTGCCCGTGTGCTTTGACGCTACCCATGCAGTACAATTGCCTGGAGGGTTAGGAAATCAATCAGGGGGACAAAGAGAGTTTATTCCTATCTTAGCCAAAGCCGCTATCAGTGCAGGTGCTAATTGCTTGTTTATGGAATCGCATCCTCATCCCGTGAAGGCAAAAAGTGATGCTTCTTCTGTTTTAGATTTTAAAGATTTACCTGCTTTGCTAACTATACTAGAAAAATTATATGATTTGATCCAGAGCTCCTAA